A stretch of Colletotrichum lupini chromosome 2, complete sequence DNA encodes these proteins:
- a CDS encoding phosphatidylinositol 3, whose product MSWDLLKRFLESDVFNSNPFLSVSYLSRYADHVGIHYVLCNKLRQFPYEDIEFFLPQLCHLVISVDNESMALEEFLLDLCEESVTAALLTFWLFQTYLHDLSSNPSSKAFQTCRRVYNKVQHIVFGLPDAARHDKIKENILPVTVLASFVLASVAVPLVPQWAGPLAVAQARKPQPSDDLISDSRDSNPKTAQVTRAHTVTAGSTRSRRTKDGGRMVSAPDLVSPGVASSNLQHRSTDPSPSRPGSSGSKTPIEVKRLPPHLNMKNDDARLSSSSLPLPELRSPRLAITRPATPVSAGFPPRPNDALNRRHSLHFKSGAAGSDLTSLQKTRLLRQHYFRCETQFLTALEGISNRLVIVPKPARLSALRAELALIAQDLPAEVDVPVICPPTLVDGSPAKSRHHRIVRLNPGESTVLNSAEKVPYLLMVEVLRDDFTFDPDTPDNKRLLATLLSDPGHTRRIFDLSDSPRIPIAPKTPETIVESVFEPVSGDLGSSPLIKPYDDDPFQKPQGKQVTPSQAQRLPSAGTSAMSTVMSEITTPRSSRTSTSRSSSPTGPLRKMTLSSRPNAVVDQPDFSALATHMRTASQMLAQLEATSGKRPRHEVQAIRAKIIASMQSLEEQSFDMDEQGPTFDTIIAKASTAQANSVVAATEAQASEAESESPVEPGPNAGAGLARMENDIKTGGIQSKGDRDDPSAAVFGEAWQAKKERIRKTSPYGWMKNWDLVSVIVKTGADLRQEAFACQLIDVCHKIWVDAKVNVWVKLMRILVTGESSGLIETITNGVSLHSIKRSLTLSMETSPGQKRRFATLRDHFVKAFGAPDSEPFKAGVDAFKRSLAAYSIISYILQLKDRHNGNVLIDSEGHIVHIDFGFMLSNSPGSVGFEAAPFKLTQEYIEVLGGIGSDDYEDYKKLCKQAFQALRRSADNIIDLVAMMGRDSKMPCYSAGVVQATHNLRQRFQLQLSADEAEQFVETDLIGKSLGSYYTRLYDTFQYRTQGIY is encoded by the exons ACCTTCTGGTTATTCCAGACGTACCTACACGATCTATCGTCCAATCCGTCGTCCAAGGCCTTTCAAACATGCCGGAGGGTATACAACAAGGTGCAGCATATTGTGTTCGGCCTGCCAGATGCTGCGAGGCACGATAAGATCAAGGAGAACATCTTACCCGTCACGGTCCTGGCGAGCTTCGTCTTGGCCAGTGTCGCGGTGCCACTAGTCCCACAGTGGGCGGGACCACTTGCCGTGGCACAGGCTAGGAAGCCTCAGCCGTCCGACGACCTTATATCCGATTCTCGAGATAGCAACCCCAAGACAGCGCAGGTGACGCGAGCCCACACGGTGACGGCTGGGAGCACGAGGTCTAGGCGTACGAAAGATGGCGGGCGGATGGTCAGCGCGCCGGATCTGGTATCCCCAGGCGTCGCGTCGTCCAACTTGCAGCATCGGTCGACGGATCCATCTCCGTCTCGGCCAGGTTCCTCTGGCTCCAAGACCCCCATCGAAGTCAAGCGTCTTCCGCCTCATCTCAACATGAAGAACGATGACGCCCGTCTCAGCTCCTCTTCGCTACCTCTCCCTGAGCTACGTTCCCCGAGGCTGGCCATAACGAGACCGGCAACACCAGTATCGGCAGGATTTCCCCCACGCCCTAACGATGCTCTGAACAGGAGACATTCCCTTCACTTCAAGAGCGGTGCCGCCGGTTCTGACTTGACATCGCTGCAAAAGACAAGATTACTGCGCCAACACTACTTTAGATGTGAGACGCAATTCCTGACCGCGCTAGAAGGCATCTCCAACAGGCTTGTAATCGTGCCAAAACCCGCTCGGCTGAGTGCTCTCCGCGCGGAGCTGGCCCTCATAGCGCAAGACCTGCCGGCGGAAGTGGACGTTCCGGTTATTTGCCCACCTACCCTGGTGGATGGATCCCCAGCAAAAAGTCGGCACCATCGAATTGTTCGTCTGAATCCAGGAGAGTCGACAGTACTGAACAGTGCAGAGAAGGTGCCATATCTTCTCATGGTTGAGGTATTGAGAGATGACTTCACATTCGATCCGGATACGCCAGATAACAAGAGGCTGTTGGCCACTCTCTTATCCGATCCCGGCCATACCCGACGTATTTTTGACCTTTCCGATTCACCTCGCATACCTATAGCGCCCAAAACACCAGAGACAATAGTTGAAAGCGTGTTTGAGCCGGTTTCTGGCGACTTGGGAAGCTCGCCCCTGATCAAGCCGTATGATGATGATCCTTTCCAGAAACCCCAGGGGAAACAGGTTACGCCGTCGCAAGCCCAACGTCTTCCGAGCGCTGGCACATCTGCAATGTCGACTGTAATGTCGGAAATCACGACTCCGCGGAGCTCCAGAACATCAACCTCGAGATCGAGCAGTCCAACAGGCCCACTCCGCAAGATGACACTCTCTTCGCGGCCTAATGCTGTGGTTGATCAACCAGATTTCTCCGCGCTCGCTACCCACATGCGCACGGCTTCACAGATGTTGGCTCAGCTCGAAGCTACAAGCGGCAAGCGACCACGACATGAAGTACAGGCAATCCGAGCCAAGATTATTGCGAGCATGCAAAGCTTGGAAGAGCAAAGTTTCGATATGGACGAGCAGGGCCCGACCTTTGACACCATCATTGCCAAAGCCTCTACCGCTCAAGCGAACTCTGTTGTTGCAGCTACCGAGGCCCAGGCCTCTGAAGCCGAGAGCGAATCTCCCGTCGAACCGGGGCCCAATGCTGGTGCAGGATTGGCGAGAATGGAAAACGATATCAAAACTGGTGGTATTCAGAGTAAGGGTGACCGCGACGATCCTAGCGCGGCTGTCTTCGGTGAGGCATGGCAAGCTAAGAAAGAGCGCATCCGCAAGACTTCGCCGTATGGATGGATGAAGAACTGGGATTTGGTCAGTGTCATTGTCAAGACCGGAGCCGACTTGCGCCAGGAAGCTTTTGCTTGCCAGCTCATTGACGTCTGCCACAAGATTTGGGTTGATGCAAAGGTCAACGTCTGGGTTAAGCTTATGCGGATTCTCGTTACTGGCGAGTCCTCGGGTCTGATTGAGACCATCACCAATGGCGTGTCGCTGCATTCCATCAAGAGAAGTCTGACATTGTCAATGGAGACAAGTCCCGGTCAGAAACGCCGATTTGCTACGCTGAGAGATCACTTTGTGAAAGCGTTCGGTGCTCCGGATAGCGAGCCTTTCAAAGCGGGTGTGGACGCCTTCAAACGCTCACTGGCCGCTTATAGCATAATTTCATACATCCTGCAGCTGAAGGATAGACATAACGGCAACGTCCTGATCGACAGCGAAGGTCACATTGTCCACATCGATTTCGGTTTCATGTTGTCCAACTCGCCAGGCTCTGTTGGTTTTGAGGCGGCACCTTTCAAGCTCACTCAGGAGTACATCGAGGTGTTGGGTGGCATTGGGTCGGATGATTACGAAGACTACAAGAAGCTTTGCAAGCAAGCTTTCCAAG CTCTGCGGCGGTCTGCGGATAATATCATCGACTTGGTGGCCATGATGGGGCGTGACTCAAAGATGCCATGCTACTCGGCGGGAGTTGTCCAGGCCACACACAACCTTCGCCAACGCTTCCAGCTGCAGTTGAGTGCGGACGAAGCGGAGCAGTTTGTGGAAACTGACCTGATTGGCAAGTCCCTAGGCAGCTACTACACAAGGCT CTATGACACCTTCCAATATAGAACGCAAGGCATTTACTAG